One genomic region from Nocardia vinacea encodes:
- a CDS encoding phage portal protein — MNFSSLLSPLQPLPEPATDFTFMVKDTASALSPEEAALASHLGRRLFDERAEMIMSGLYFEGLEPITTLGIAIPPELQWLRSILGWPEIGVTALNERLAVQGFRLPSSTETVADLWDVWAANNLAEESPLAHLDAMVYGRCPIVIGAREGGGQPVITIESPFDMIVHWDPRRRAATAALQTYIDTDPTSEHYFRQRAALYVVGSTVHLVRGEKGWEVTDRDDHKWLPMLPVVQLVNRPRVRQRCGASEITHAWRNTVDRAARNMCAMEVSREINAAPPRYIIAAAESAFQNADGTSKTAWQTYIGRILALEADEHGNLPQVGTFDAVSPEPFTKLHDIDARQMSALTGLPPQYLGILSDGNPASADAIRISDFRLKTRADQKATGFGGRWEEAQRIALYIRDRKLPPDANRMETDWAPTGIPTPAADTDAVTKQIQAKMIPPESDVALERVGYSALERERINADRRAARGRKDIADLMGALNPQPELPPSSEQTAA, encoded by the coding sequence GTGAATTTTTCAAGCCTGCTGTCGCCTCTGCAACCCTTGCCCGAACCTGCAACTGACTTCACTTTCATGGTGAAAGACACCGCATCGGCATTGTCGCCTGAAGAAGCGGCGTTAGCTTCGCATCTAGGGCGTCGCCTCTTCGATGAGCGTGCCGAGATGATCATGTCGGGTCTGTACTTCGAGGGCCTGGAGCCGATCACTACCCTGGGCATCGCTATTCCCCCTGAATTGCAATGGCTGCGCTCGATTCTCGGTTGGCCTGAGATCGGTGTCACCGCGTTGAATGAGCGTCTTGCAGTACAGGGTTTCCGGTTGCCGTCATCGACGGAGACTGTCGCCGATCTGTGGGATGTCTGGGCTGCAAACAACCTCGCCGAAGAATCGCCGCTGGCGCATCTCGACGCAATGGTCTACGGGCGTTGCCCGATAGTCATCGGCGCCCGTGAGGGTGGCGGGCAACCGGTCATCACGATCGAGTCGCCGTTCGACATGATCGTGCATTGGGACCCGCGGCGGCGTGCCGCGACTGCGGCCCTGCAAACCTACATCGACACCGATCCGACCAGCGAGCACTACTTCCGTCAGCGCGCGGCCTTGTACGTCGTCGGGTCGACCGTCCATTTGGTGCGTGGCGAAAAGGGTTGGGAAGTCACGGATCGTGATGACCACAAGTGGCTGCCGATGCTGCCCGTAGTGCAGTTGGTCAACCGGCCGCGTGTCCGTCAACGGTGCGGCGCGTCCGAGATCACTCATGCTTGGCGGAACACGGTCGACCGGGCTGCCCGGAACATGTGCGCTATGGAGGTCTCGCGGGAGATCAACGCGGCCCCACCCCGGTACATCATCGCTGCTGCCGAGTCCGCGTTTCAGAACGCTGACGGCACCAGCAAGACGGCGTGGCAAACCTACATCGGTCGCATCCTCGCCCTCGAAGCCGACGAGCACGGGAACCTGCCGCAGGTAGGCACTTTCGATGCGGTGAGCCCTGAGCCGTTCACAAAGCTGCACGACATAGACGCCAGGCAGATGTCAGCACTGACCGGGCTGCCCCCGCAGTACCTCGGCATCCTGTCTGACGGCAACCCCGCCTCTGCGGATGCGATTCGGATTTCCGACTTCAGGTTGAAGACCCGCGCGGACCAGAAGGCGACGGGGTTCGGTGGCCGTTGGGAGGAAGCGCAGCGGATCGCACTCTACATCCGTGATCGGAAGCTTCCCCCGGATGCGAATCGGATGGAAACCGACTGGGCGCCAACGGGTATTCCTACGCCCGCCGCTGACACCGATGCGGTGACCAAGCAGATTCAGGCGAAGATGATTCCACCGGAGTCGGATGTCGCTTTGGAGAGGGTCGGGTATTCGGCGCTGGAGCGGGAGCGCATCAATGCTGATCGTCGCGCGGCGCGTGGCCGCAAGGATATCGCCGATTTGATGGGTGCCCTGAACCCGCAACCGGAGTTGCCACCCAGCTCGGAACAGACGGCTGCCTGA
- a CDS encoding DUF5361 domain-containing protein: MFRALHPEGWMWGLNEQLLAASVDTLNLLFWAKTEGARKGTGRPKPIPRPGITPPVDEIFGEPTSMSIDEMKRWLGWEAK; the protein is encoded by the coding sequence TTGTTTCGAGCCCTTCATCCGGAGGGCTGGATGTGGGGTCTCAACGAACAGTTGCTCGCCGCGAGCGTCGACACCCTCAATCTCCTGTTCTGGGCGAAGACCGAGGGCGCACGCAAAGGCACCGGCCGGCCGAAACCTATTCCGCGGCCAGGCATCACACCACCAGTAGACGAGATCTTCGGCGAGCCCACGTCCATGTCGATCGACGAAATGAAGCGCTGGCTTGGATGGGAGGCGAAGTAA
- a CDS encoding phage tail protein produces the protein MAWDHKAAAQRLDLLERADQAYLADQTVLVRYWDKFLQEVGEEGAYSSLQFTRTKNGAGGLKMSIPRVDMVHYAHVFQNVDGEDATIPITVNTKAYRWDGYITKASVVRDENGTETVDIEAIHCWQHIATTACWASPFAPILAQFPRHMILFGPACTISLLYLAVNLIRLQAAFWTIPDRWLDAPDWAQVGNALWPIAVVPVDVLRDTSPWRAASARFDMADQLILPMLEDTGVMLDAFFYLPDEDEQPAPEWYYLDRPTVVLKAVDKSAVTGPTGTLLDGFVRMIEEWTDDTTPVRYPAFNAQSEYEAVYSSNGPLGTVRSFPWVWYLEGEYTGIGSSEIALHKPLATSVIVGGKSPGWVNAAIEIAMKNLLAWIGLLIGLPGLDSLYQGQLDDVFLAWFSYEDAGRTQRAGPFAFREHVVTNSSKAFTLDGVMTGRRGLHQTRGYTSKKVSVGDGAPYQIGRDFDLGDQIGFAVGEQAFCDYVTELTFTDDRKTAARWDVTVGDGSDEEDSVVKAWDRLGQMAQAVRTLFTDVGADLDLIIF, from the coding sequence ATGGCGTGGGATCACAAAGCCGCGGCGCAGCGGCTGGACCTGCTGGAGCGCGCCGACCAGGCATATCTAGCCGATCAGACTGTGCTGGTTCGGTATTGGGACAAGTTCTTGCAAGAGGTCGGCGAGGAAGGCGCCTATTCCTCGCTGCAGTTCACCCGCACCAAGAACGGCGCGGGTGGGTTGAAGATGTCGATTCCTCGCGTGGACATGGTGCATTACGCGCACGTCTTCCAGAACGTCGACGGCGAGGACGCGACGATCCCGATCACGGTGAACACCAAGGCGTACCGGTGGGACGGCTACATCACCAAAGCGTCGGTTGTCAGGGATGAAAACGGCACCGAGACAGTAGATATAGAAGCGATCCACTGCTGGCAGCACATCGCCACAACCGCCTGCTGGGCCTCACCGTTCGCTCCGATTTTGGCACAATTTCCGCGCCACATGATCTTGTTCGGGCCTGCCTGCACTATCTCCCTTCTCTATCTCGCCGTTAACCTGATCCGCCTGCAAGCCGCGTTCTGGACCATCCCTGATAGGTGGCTGGATGCCCCGGATTGGGCGCAGGTCGGCAACGCTTTGTGGCCGATTGCTGTTGTGCCGGTTGATGTTCTGCGCGATACCTCCCCGTGGCGTGCAGCATCGGCCCGGTTCGACATGGCCGATCAGCTGATCTTGCCGATGCTCGAAGACACCGGCGTCATGCTGGATGCCTTCTTCTACCTGCCCGACGAGGACGAGCAACCAGCCCCGGAATGGTATTACCTGGACCGCCCGACCGTGGTCCTCAAGGCGGTCGACAAGTCGGCGGTGACCGGCCCGACCGGGACCCTGCTCGACGGGTTCGTTCGGATGATCGAGGAGTGGACCGATGACACCACCCCGGTCCGCTACCCGGCGTTCAACGCCCAATCCGAATACGAGGCCGTGTATTCCAGCAACGGCCCGCTCGGCACGGTCCGGTCCTTTCCCTGGGTTTGGTACCTGGAGGGTGAGTACACCGGAATCGGCTCGTCCGAGATAGCGCTACACAAACCCCTGGCCACCTCGGTGATCGTCGGCGGCAAGTCCCCCGGATGGGTGAACGCCGCCATCGAAATCGCCATGAAAAATCTGCTGGCGTGGATCGGTCTGCTGATCGGCCTGCCCGGTCTGGACAGCCTGTATCAGGGGCAGCTCGACGATGTGTTCCTGGCGTGGTTCTCCTATGAGGACGCCGGACGTACCCAGCGCGCAGGGCCGTTCGCGTTCCGCGAGCACGTCGTCACCAACAGTTCGAAAGCCTTCACCCTCGATGGCGTCATGACCGGGCGCCGCGGTCTGCACCAGACCCGCGGCTACACATCGAAGAAAGTCAGTGTCGGTGACGGCGCCCCCTACCAGATCGGGCGCGATTTCGATCTCGGGGACCAGATCGGATTCGCCGTTGGCGAGCAAGCATTCTGCGACTACGTCACCGAGTTGACGTTCACCGACGACCGGAAAACCGCAGCCCGCTGGGACGTCACCGTAGGAGACGGCTCCGACGAAGAGGACTCGGTCGTCAAGGCATGGGACCGCCTCGGCCAGATGGCCCAAGCCGTCCGCACTTTGTTCACCGATGTCGGCGCCGACCTCGACTTGATCATTTTTTAG
- a CDS encoding phage tail protein produces MNPLLQIETTKIVVWDIHGRVWHLHGVGAGKEGVRLTRQSGYMFAPVQLLVSEGARQDGATFLRSVRSKKEWDFVVLLRADSVRGFHAVHDAWHRGWSTDIPCKVGYFTRHQGWRYQLVQLDNAPEPLGDIDPTRNRAIEYQMSAAAMDPLARHLIETEVWVNADGLGEGIVRGRNAADQPAWARYTMNGPGRYAIQDPNFGDTLRIVETPLLAGGEELRIDTHPRHRTARVYSDANPDGDNVWGKLAGRHWFQPLPAWSSTEIIVRVTEGATLESTVRIDVTSRSSRPF; encoded by the coding sequence ATGAATCCACTCCTACAAATCGAGACCACCAAGATCGTGGTCTGGGATATCCACGGCCGCGTCTGGCATCTGCACGGTGTCGGCGCGGGCAAGGAAGGGGTCCGCCTCACCCGGCAGTCCGGGTACATGTTCGCACCAGTTCAACTGCTGGTGTCCGAAGGCGCACGCCAAGACGGCGCCACGTTCCTGCGGTCGGTGCGTTCGAAAAAGGAATGGGACTTCGTTGTCCTGCTCCGCGCTGATTCCGTTCGCGGATTCCACGCCGTCCACGATGCATGGCATCGCGGTTGGTCGACCGACATCCCTTGCAAGGTCGGATATTTCACGCGGCATCAAGGCTGGCGGTACCAGTTGGTGCAGCTCGATAACGCACCGGAACCACTCGGTGACATCGACCCGACCCGCAACCGGGCGATCGAATACCAGATGTCCGCGGCGGCAATGGATCCGCTGGCACGGCACCTGATCGAGACCGAGGTTTGGGTCAACGCCGATGGCCTCGGTGAGGGAATCGTGCGAGGGCGCAACGCCGCCGATCAACCCGCCTGGGCGCGGTACACCATGAACGGACCCGGCAGGTACGCGATCCAGGATCCGAACTTCGGCGACACCTTGCGGATCGTGGAAACCCCGCTACTCGCGGGCGGCGAAGAGCTACGCATCGACACCCATCCCCGGCATCGCACCGCCCGCGTGTACTCCGACGCCAACCCTGACGGGGACAACGTGTGGGGGAAGTTGGCCGGACGCCACTGGTTCCAGCCGCTTCCGGCCTGGTCATCCACAGAGATCATCGTGCGCGTCACCGAGGGCGCGACCCTGGAATCGACCGTACGTATTGATGTCACCTCGCGATCGTCGAGGCCGTTCTGA
- a CDS encoding C39 family peptidase yields the protein MTEHVLSYDRSIVPQETPYWCGPASTQVVLSGRGITVTEQDMANALGTTGSGTNHIGLITPVLCSFLGNVYVTRQMPQDPPTPAQIEQLWDDIVASIDAGYGIVANIVAPESNYPIGVKGSASPAYSGGDVYHYIALMGYDSDERAVWVADSGFRPFGYWIGFAQLASLIPPKGYSCAPLGSLDTAVWDEIATQLMGPRA from the coding sequence ATGACCGAACACGTCTTGTCCTACGACCGCAGCATCGTCCCGCAAGAGACGCCGTACTGGTGTGGACCGGCATCGACTCAGGTGGTGTTGTCCGGGCGCGGCATCACCGTCACCGAACAGGACATGGCCAATGCGCTCGGCACCACCGGCAGCGGCACCAACCACATCGGCCTGATCACTCCGGTCCTGTGCTCGTTCCTCGGCAACGTGTATGTCACCCGGCAGATGCCGCAGGATCCGCCGACGCCGGCGCAGATCGAGCAGTTATGGGACGACATCGTTGCATCGATCGATGCCGGATACGGGATCGTCGCGAACATCGTTGCGCCGGAATCGAATTACCCGATCGGTGTGAAGGGATCGGCGAGTCCCGCCTACTCCGGTGGCGACGTGTACCACTACATCGCGCTCATGGGTTACGACTCCGATGAGCGCGCGGTGTGGGTGGCCGACTCCGGGTTCCGGCCGTTCGGGTATTGGATCGGTTTCGCGCAGCTCGCGAGTCTCATTCCGCCGAAGGGGTATTCGTGCGCGCCGCTGGGCTCGCTGGACACCGCGGTGTGGGACGAGATCGCTACACAGCTGATGGGGCCGCGAGCATGA
- a CDS encoding Gp19/Gp15/Gp42 family protein, whose amino-acid sequence MADFATSTDLEALWRPLDDDEEERATVLLGYVAALIRSEWPDIDDRIASYAEDPRPANALDPTIPKFVSVTAVKRALIGGTSGGDGVSSEMKVGGPYTQQTTYSNPMGNLYLTATERRQLSPGGTRRKAFTINPLAEDVGTRMPWWGWEPQS is encoded by the coding sequence ATGGCTGACTTCGCGACATCCACTGATCTGGAAGCGTTGTGGCGTCCCCTCGACGATGACGAGGAGGAACGGGCGACCGTTCTCCTCGGCTACGTCGCGGCGCTGATCAGGTCCGAGTGGCCCGACATCGACGACCGCATTGCCAGCTACGCCGAGGATCCGCGGCCGGCGAATGCACTTGATCCCACGATCCCGAAGTTCGTTTCGGTCACTGCGGTCAAGCGCGCCTTGATCGGTGGGACCAGCGGTGGCGATGGCGTGTCTTCAGAGATGAAGGTCGGCGGCCCGTACACGCAGCAGACCACGTACTCGAATCCGATGGGCAACCTGTATCTGACCGCGACCGAGCGCCGTCAGTTGTCTCCTGGTGGAACGCGCCGTAAGGCGTTCACCATCAACCCTCTCGCTGAGGATGTGGGCACCCGTATGCCTTGGTGGGGTTGGGAGCCGCAATCGTGA
- a CDS encoding SU10 major capsid protein, translated as MATVSGQGTVFNLPNYTGELYQVAPSDTPFLSAIGGLTGGATTNSVEFEWQTEDLESTSVNNSKVEGAAAPTASGVSRANVSNVVEIHQEAIEVSYTKQAAVGLHAGINNEEANPVRDELSRQIDLKLRKVAVDVEKSFLTGVYAKPGTNATPRTTRGILTAITTNVFANGGTPRAISKAIVDNALSAMFTAGSTLNQASTVFMVGPAQKIALSNLYATATLNQPTQTRNIGGVAVDTIVTDFGTFGVMLNRWMPTGQIGILDLAVCRPVWLATPNGTLFVEPLAKTGASTKYQLYGEVGLEYGPEVYHGAIKDLS; from the coding sequence ATGGCTACTGTCAGCGGGCAGGGAACCGTTTTCAACCTGCCGAATTACACAGGCGAGCTGTACCAGGTTGCGCCTTCCGACACCCCGTTCCTGTCTGCCATCGGCGGCCTGACCGGTGGGGCAACCACCAACTCGGTCGAGTTCGAGTGGCAGACCGAAGACCTGGAGTCGACCAGCGTAAACAACTCGAAAGTTGAAGGCGCGGCTGCGCCGACCGCTTCGGGTGTCTCGCGGGCAAACGTCTCCAACGTGGTCGAGATCCATCAGGAAGCCATCGAGGTCAGCTACACCAAGCAGGCAGCGGTTGGCCTGCACGCGGGCATCAACAACGAAGAGGCCAATCCGGTTCGCGATGAGCTGAGCCGACAGATTGACCTGAAGCTGCGCAAGGTTGCGGTCGACGTCGAAAAGTCGTTCCTCACCGGCGTTTACGCCAAGCCGGGTACGAATGCGACCCCGCGCACCACCCGCGGCATCCTGACCGCGATCACCACCAACGTGTTCGCCAACGGCGGTACCCCGCGCGCAATCTCGAAGGCGATCGTCGACAACGCCCTGTCGGCGATGTTCACCGCGGGTTCGACCCTGAATCAGGCGTCGACCGTGTTCATGGTTGGTCCGGCGCAGAAGATCGCGCTGTCGAACCTGTACGCGACTGCGACCCTGAACCAGCCGACTCAGACCCGCAATATCGGCGGTGTCGCTGTCGACACGATCGTGACCGACTTCGGCACCTTCGGTGTGATGCTCAACCGCTGGATGCCTACCGGCCAGATCGGCATCCTCGACCTGGCGGTGTGCCGCCCGGTGTGGCTCGCCACTCCCAACGGCACTCTCTTCGTCGAGCCGCTGGCCAAGACCGGTGCGAGCACCAAATATCAGCTGTACGGCGAGGTCGGCTTGGAGTACGGCCCGGAGGTCTACCACGGCGCCATCAAGGATCTGAGCTGA